AGCCCCAGCGGGTGTGGCGGAGGACGAAATAGAGAATGGCCGCCGTGATCAGCGCCAAGAGGAGGCCCGTGTGGATGCGGCTCGTCCCGAAGGACGGCAGGATGGCGCTCGGGGAAAAGGGCGCCGTAATGGGGAAATTGAAGCCATTGGGGTCTTTCCAGGGGCCGTAAACGAGGTAATCGACCCAGAGGATGGCGATGTAGTTCATCAACAGGGTGGTGATCGTCTCATTGACCTTCAGATAAGCCCGGGGGATGGCCGGCAGGAGGCCCCAGAGTCCGCCCATAACCATGCCCATGATCGCCATGGCGGGGAGTAACACAAAAGCCGGCCAGTCCGGGTAGTTGAGGGCGACCCAACTGGCGCCAAAAGCGCCCATGTACAACTGACCTTCGGCGCCGATGTTCCACAACTGCATCCGAAAGGCGATGGATACGGCGAGGCTGCAGAGCATGAGCGGGATGGCCTTGACGACCGTTTCCGATATCCCGTAGGAGGATCCGAAGGCGCCTTCCAGCATCAGCGAGTAAACCTTCAAGGGATCCTTGCCGGTGGCGGCGATAAACAGACCTGAAAAGATTAGTCCGATGACGATGGACAGCACCGGGACGAGGACGAGCACCATCGTGGAGGTGTTGCCTCGCTTTTCAAAGCGCCAGTCAGAAAGGCGCAGGCGTCCGGTGAATCCTTGTTTTTCTACCCGATCAGGATGCATCGGCCTTCACCCTCCTCCCTGCGGCATCCATCCGCTCACCTGCCATCATCATGCCCACCGCTTCGATGGTTGCCGCCCGCGGGTCGACGACGCCCATGATCTCGCCGCCATGAAGCACGGCGATGCGATCAGACAGGGCGAACAGTTCTTCCAACTCCTCCGAGATGAGCAGGACGGCGACGCCGGCGTCACGCTGGGCCACCAGGAGGTTGCGGATCGTCTCCATGGCCCCTACGTCAAGGCCGCGCATGGGGTACATGGCCACGATCAGCCGGGGGTTGTTGGAGATCTCCCGCCCGAGGAGCAGCTTTTGCAGGTTGCCGCCGGAGAGCATCTTGACCGGCTCCTTGGCGCTGGCGATTTTCACGTCGAAACGTTGAATGATCTCGTCCGTATCCTGGGCCGCTTTTTTCCAATTGATGACGCCCCGTGCCTCGCCGCCGCCCTTCAACAAGTAGTTTTCGACGGCGTTCATGTTCGGCGCCAGACCGGTGCCGAGGCGGTCCTCGGGGATGTAGCTGACGCCGGCCTGGATCATCGCTTTCGGCGTCGCCTGGGTCATTTCGGCCCCGCTGATCTTTTTCACACCCGTCTCAATGGCCCGCAGCCCGGCCACCACCTCGGCCAGTTCCCGCTGGCCGTTGCCGGCCACGCCGGCGATGCCCAGGATTTCACCGCCGTAGATGTCCAGGGAAAGAGACTTCAAAGCCGGAAGCCCCCGGTCATTGAGGGCGGACACATCGGCCAGTTCAAGGATCTTGTCGCCTCGTTTCGCCGGGGCCTTGTCGGTGCGCAGGATGACCGTCCGGCCGACCATCATCCGCGTCAGTTGTGTCTCGTCGGTTTCCGCCGTGTTGACGGTGCCGACGGAGCGGCCGCCCCGCAGCACTGTGATGCGGTCCGTGTTGCCGAGCACCTCGCTCAACTTGTGGGAGATGACGATGATCGCTTTGCCCTCCCCAGCCATGCGCCGCAGGGTCGCGTACAAGTCCACGGCCTCCTGGGGCGTCAAGACGGCCGTCGGTTCGTCGAGGATGATGATGTCGGCGCCGCGGAAGAGGATCTTCAGGATCTCGACCCGCTGTTGTTCCCCGACAGACAACTGCCACACCTGGGCAGCCGGATCGACCAGGAGGCCGTATTTCTCACTGGCCGCCTTCACCTGGGCGTTGATGGCGCGAATGTCATAAACCTGCCGGATCCCCTTGAGGCCGAGCAGGATGTTTTCCGATACAGTAAAGGGCTTGACCAGCTTGAAGTGCTGATGCACCATGCCGATGCCCTGTGCGACAGCGTCCCGCGGGGACAGCAGTTCCACCGGCCGCCCGTTGATGCGGATCTCGCCGCCATCCGGGCGGTAGAGTCCGGTGAGCACGTTCATCAGGGTGCTCTTCCCTGCGCCGTTCTCTCCGAGCAGGGCGTGAATCTCCCCTTTGCGAACGGCAAAACTGACCCGATCATTGGCCAGGACACCGGGGAATCGTTTGGTTATGTCGATCATCTCGACCATATAGTCCATCACATGCACCCTACCCTATGTTGTCGTTTGCAAAAACAGCCCCGACAAACGGCTTGCCGCCCGCCGGAAAACCGGCGGACGGCGACCATCCTAAAGTTGCTTGAAACCTGCGTCATGAGATGCCTTTGACCTTGGGAAGCCTCTGATTTTACGAAAAAACGTTGTTTGCTGGAGAAGGGCTGTTTGAAGAAAGCGCTTTTCGCATCAACCTTTTTGCTTGAAAAAGGCTGTTGGCGCCGAATGTGTGAAAAAGGGGTTTACTTGGGAATAGTTCCGTCCACACCCTGGACGAACCAGTTGAATTCGAGCATTTCCTTGTCGGTCATCTTGGCGCCTTCTTGCACCTTCACCTGACCGGACTGGTCTTTGATCGGGCCGTTGAAGACGTCCCATTCACCCTTGACAAGGGATTCTTTCTTCTTGGCGATCAGGGCTTTCGTGTCATCGCTTACCATGGCGCCATAGGGGGCGAGGTCGACGATCTTATCGGCCATGGGACCCCAGTACTGCTCAGACTTCCAGGACTTGTCCATAACCGCCTTGACGGTCTTCACGTAGTAGGGACCCCAGTTCCAGACGGGACCGGTCAGCACGGCTTTGGGCGCGAAGGAACTCATGTCGGTGTTGTAACCGACGCCGAACTTGCCTTTTTCCTCAGCAGCCTGCATCGGGGCAGGGGTGTCCTGGTGCTGGGCGATCACGTCGGCGCCAGCGTCGAGAAGGCTCTTGGCGGCGTCTTTTTCTTTGGCAGGGTCATACCAGGTGTTGGTCCAGACAACTTTGACGGTGGCGCTGGGGTTGGCTTCCTTCACGCCCAGGGTGAAGGCGTTGATGCCGCGGATGACTTCGGGAATGGGCATGGCGGCCACATAGCCGATGACATTGCTCTTGCTCTGTTTGCCGGCGGCGAGACCGGAGAGGTAACGGGCCTGATAGATGCGGCCGAAGTATGTACCAACGTTGGGCGCCGTCTTATAGCCGGA
This genomic window from Heliomicrobium undosum contains:
- a CDS encoding ABC transporter permease, with amino-acid sequence MHPDRVEKQGFTGRLRLSDWRFEKRGNTSTMVLVLVPVLSIVIGLIFSGLFIAATGKDPLKVYSLMLEGAFGSSYGISETVVKAIPLMLCSLAVSIAFRMQLWNIGAEGQLYMGAFGASWVALNYPDWPAFVLLPAMAIMGMVMGGLWGLLPAIPRAYLKVNETITTLLMNYIAILWVDYLVYGPWKDPNGFNFPITAPFSPSAILPSFGTSRIHTGLLLALITAAILYFVLRHTRWGFEIRVSGESPSAARYAGMNHVKNILMVMFISGALAGLAGMTEVSGITQRLQHGISPGYGYSAIIIAWLARLHPWAIVFVSFIFGGLLVGGYSIQTSGFPAATVSMLQGAILFFVVGGEIFVNYRLKTGGKEGR
- a CDS encoding ABC transporter ATP-binding protein, which translates into the protein MDYMVEMIDITKRFPGVLANDRVSFAVRKGEIHALLGENGAGKSTLMNVLTGLYRPDGGEIRINGRPVELLSPRDAVAQGIGMVHQHFKLVKPFTVSENILLGLKGIRQVYDIRAINAQVKAASEKYGLLVDPAAQVWQLSVGEQQRVEILKILFRGADIIILDEPTAVLTPQEAVDLYATLRRMAGEGKAIIVISHKLSEVLGNTDRITVLRGGRSVGTVNTAETDETQLTRMMVGRTVILRTDKAPAKRGDKILELADVSALNDRGLPALKSLSLDIYGGEILGIAGVAGNGQRELAEVVAGLRAIETGVKKISGAEMTQATPKAMIQAGVSYIPEDRLGTGLAPNMNAVENYLLKGGGEARGVINWKKAAQDTDEIIQRFDVKIASAKEPVKMLSGGNLQKLLLGREISNNPRLIVAMYPMRGLDVGAMETIRNLLVAQRDAGVAVLLISEELEELFALSDRIAVLHGGEIMGVVDPRAATIEAVGMMMAGERMDAAGRRVKADAS
- a CDS encoding BMP family ABC transporter substrate-binding protein → MKFKSKTLAILLSLALVLGLVLAGCGGQPTASQPAGDSKAAGDKVKVAFVYVGPVGDAGWSYAHDQARKYLEKEVPNVETSIVESVPEGADAERVLTELATKGNKIIFATSFGYMDYVIKVAQKFPDVTFLHCSGYKTAPNVGTYFGRIYQARYLSGLAAGKQSKSNVIGYVAAMPIPEVIRGINAFTLGVKEANPSATVKVVWTNTWYDPAKEKDAAKSLLDAGADVIAQHQDTPAPMQAAEEKGKFGVGYNTDMSSFAPKAVLTGPVWNWGPYYVKTVKAVMDKSWKSEQYWGPMADKIVDLAPYGAMVSDDTKALIAKKKESLVKGEWDVFNGPIKDQSGQVKVQEGAKMTDKEMLEFNWFVQGVDGTIPK